The genomic window CTCCTTGTGGTCGAGAACCTGCTGCGGGGTCGACTGGCGGACGTACACGACGGCCACGCGGTCGAGGTGCCAGGCGCGCAGTTTGGGGGACCGGAGGGGGTCACTCATGACCGCTCTCCTTGCGACTTCGCGCGACGTGGCACCGGGCGAGCAACTGGCCGAGGAGTTCGTGGAGTTGCTTCTGGCGATCGGCGGGGAGATGGGCCCATACCGGCGGCGGGCTGTTCGTCGGGGAAGAGACCGGCGTCAAGCGCGGGGGGGACGGAGCGGCGGGCGGGGTCGGACATGCGGTTCCTCCGGTGAGTTCCTCTTGGCGCTGCCGGCACCACACGGTCAGCTCGAGCAACGCCGTCACGTCGATGGTAACCGATCCGCCGGGTGCCGACCCACCTCCCGCTTGAGGGGTAGTCTGCTTGGTTCTTCTCCAGGGCGAACCGGCCAGCTACCCGGGTCAGGATGTCCGCGACGGTGGCCGCCGGGTCGGTGCAGAAGTACGCTCGCCACCCGGTCGGTTCGTCGACCACGACGACCCGGATGGCCCCGCCGGCCGGCCGCCACGTGGCGACGAACGTCTTGTACCGCTTGACCGTCGCCTTCCCGTACAGGACGAACGTCCCGGTCGACTACCCGCCCTTCTGGCCGGCCCGCTTGGCCAGGGAAATCCGCCGGTCGCCGTAGCTCCGCTGCCGTCCCCGTTGCCCCGGACGCCGCGGACCCGGTTCCGTCCACAGGGCCGCGTCCTTCCGCAGGCGGCTGACGACGCGGACCCCGAGGGCCTTCACCGGCTTCAGGAACGGGGCCGTGGCGTACGCCCCGTCGGCCACCACCCACAGGGCTTTGCCACACGCGGCCAAGCACGACGCCGCCCACCGGACGAGTTCGACGGCCATCGCGTGCTTGGTCCGGAAGACCGGCCGGTCGACCGCCGGAATGCCCGCCACGTCCTTCGCCCGGACGTACAACCGGGCGAGCAGGGGGAGGGCTGTGATCCCCCACGTCGGGTGCGTCACGAGCAACCCGAGGACGACCCACACGTGCCCGTACACGTATGCCGACCCGGCCGGGCCGGGGGTCGGGTTGTGATGCACCCCCGCGCCCTGGACCTGCGGCCCGTAGCGTTCGGTCGGGGTGTCGTCGAGAGCCAGCGTCAGGTACTCGTCGGCGGCCACCAGGGGCTGGACGACCGCGCTCACCAACCGGGTCGCGCACGCGTCCGTCCGCCGGCCGACGGCCGCCACGGTCGTGTAACACGAGCGGAATTGGTCACCCAAACCGGCCGCCCGAATCCACCCGGTGACCGTCCGCCGACCCCGGGCGACAACCGCCCCGACGAACAACCGGGCCAGTCGGGTACCGGAACGGCGATCCAGAGCGGTGACCAGGCGGGAAAACCAGTGGACGGCGGGCGGGGTGGTCTGCGACGATATCATGGCCGAGTCCGTTCGGGGCATGGGTTGGTGTGGTAACCCCCATCGTCCCGGGCGGGCCGGCATTCTGTCTACCCGATCTCGCTACCCCACTCCGTCACACGATTTCGCGGAAAGGACAGGTTACAAAAACCGTAGGGGAAAATAAAATATGTTACCCGGCATGCGAACAACATTACATATTTGCAACGTTACCCGCGGTCGTGCTTCCCCGCGGGTTCTTGGCGAACGGTCGGCGGAACTTTCCGCCTCTATTTCTTCAACGAAGGATGAACCCAAGGAGTAAGAAAGGCTCCCGATCGCACCGGGAGCCTGGGGAAAATGCCGGGCGACGTGGACGGGGGGTGGATAGTGATCGTCGCGATTTACGCCTGTGCCCAAGGAGTTGCCTTGGTCTCTTCATCTGGCAAGCTGCCCCATTTTTCACGGTAGTTGGCCCACGGGGTCGACGTGTCAATGTATGCCCGATACGCAGGGTCGGCGCTTTTCGTGCTGCTTCCCTGATGCTTCATGCGGCCGTTCGTGTCGTTCATGTTGATCATTTCCAATCCCACCCACCAAATTTAGCGGAGCCAGCCCACGTCTTCCCCGCAATAATCACGTCGAACCGGTCTGAGGAAACCACCGCGTTTCATTTCCGCTTTCGCGGAGGGATGTTCGAAGTACCCACCCGTGGTGACGACCGTTTTCTCACTCGCCCGGACAGGACCTGCGGCCCACGGCGGCCGACGGGTGAGCATTAAACGCGATCGCCAGTTCCAGCATTTCCACGGAGCCCCTCGCCCCAGGTTGGGACTTTTTTGTCGCCACTGCTGACGGTTCAGGGCACTATCTGGTATGAGCGCCAAACCCTTCCTCACCACCGCCAGCGCCCTCCTCCGCCCCACGGCGGGCGAGGCCGATGCCGACCTCCTCGCCCGATTCGTCGCCACCCGAGACGAAGCCGCATTCTCTGCTCTGGTCAGCCGGCACGGGCCGACGGTGTGGGATGTCTGCCGGTCGATCCTCGGAAACCGGGCCGACGCCGACGACGCCTTCCAGGCCGTCTTCCTCTTACTGGTCCGCCGGGCCGGTCGGCTCCGCATGCCGGGGTCGGTCGGGGCGTGGCTCCACGGGGTTGCGGTCCGGGTGGCTCGAAAGGCGCGGGTGTCGGCCGCCCGGCGACGGGAGAAGGAGGCCGGGGTGCCGCCGCCGGCCGCCTCAGACCCACCCGACCCGAGCTGGGCCGAGGTCCGGGCGGCGGTCCACGAGGCACTTGCCGCGCTGCCGGCCGCCTACCGTGAACCGCTGGTCCTGTGCTACCTCCGCGGGCTAACTCGGGACGCCACCGCGGCCGAACTCGGACTGTCCCCGGCCGCCCTCAAGAAGCGCCTCGAACGCGCCCGCGGCCGGCTCCGGGCGGCGCTGGTCCGCGGCGGATTCGGGCCGGCCATCCTACTTGCCGTCGACGCAGTGCCGACCTGCGCGGTCCCGCCCCGCCTGCTCGAAGCCGCGTCCCGGCTCGTCGCCGGCGGGGCGATTCCCGCTTCTGTTCTCCGCCTTGCCGAAGGAGCATTTCCGATGACGTTTGGGAAGCTTGCTGTTGTCGTGGCCGTGACTTTAGGAGTCGCGCCAAAATAAGTTACCGGAATCTTCCGTTGGCTAACTACGATCGATGAGTTTCCGAGACTTTCTCCGGTAACTTATTTTGGCGCGACTCCTTAGGCATGAGTCTCGCTTGGGCCGGGGGGCGAGCCGAAGTCCCCCGCGCGTCCGGCCAGTCGAAGGAGTCGCCTACCCCCGTGCGAAAGGAGGGGGCGGAGAATGTCCGTGAGGAGGGAGCCGTGAAGGCGGTCACCGAACTCGACGGGCAGTGGGCGATGACCCGAATCTTGACCGCGGGCGAGGAATTCTTCGACGCCGGTCTCCACGACGAGACCCTGCCGCTCCCGCGACTCCATGTCCAGGGGAACCAGGCCAGGGTCGAGGGGATTCGGGTGCTGTTCGTCCGCGACTTCTCGTTCGCCCTCGACCCGACGGCGAGCCCGAAGCAGATCGACGCGACCTTTCTCGAAGGTTCGATGAAAGGGAAGACGTTCGGCGGGATCTACGCCCTCCGCGGGGATGAACTCCGTATTTGCCTGCGACTTCAGCAGACGGACCTGGGGCGGCCGAAGGGGTTCTCGACCGTGAGTGGTACGTCGCTATACACGTTCATTCTGACTCGGGTGAGGAAGCCCGGTGATCGGCTCCCGGCCACCAGCCTGCGCCCCCTCCCGCCGGTATCGGCACTAGCCCCGGCACCCGAGGCCCCGGCCCTAAAGTTCGATGCGGTCCTCCAATCGGGGAAGCGGCTCTATTTCGTACTCGACCGGCCGAAGGGGGACGGCTTCCAGGCCGAACTCGCCGCGTTCGGCCGGCACGCCGAACTGGCGCTGCGAATCGCCGAACGGGGTTCGCACAAAGAGTTGACGGTCGTCTTCTTTATGCGGGTCGATCCGAAAGGGCCGGTGGGGTTCTTCACCGGGCTCAGCCGTGAGCGGCTCCGGGAGATCGCGGCGGTTCCGGTCGAGAAGCGAACGGGCAAGCTCCTCGAACACGCATGGGCCAATGGCCGTCTGCCGAAGGACGCTCGGCCGGTTCCGGTCGAGCACCTCGCCGACGTGAACGATATTCCTCTCCCACGGCAGAGCCCAACTCCCGCAGAATAGCCGAGCCCGCCGGGCCAGGAGCGAGAGCAGTCGGACATGACGCCCGCGGGACTCGCGGCCGTGGTCGGTGGCGAGGTAGGAAACCTTGACCGCGTCCACGGGCGGGTGGTCGCGTTTATGGGAACCATTATTTCGGTCGGCAAAGGGGTCGACGGCGGGGTCGTCCCTCAAATGCGGATCGACGGGTGGGACAAGGGCGAGCTACTGTCCGGCTGGGTGTTCGTCCACAACGTCGACCCGGACCGGGTCGGACGGGTCGGTGACCGGATACGAGTCCGCGGGATGATCGTGGGGCACGGTTCCGGCACGTTTTCCCTGTGGAGCGACGGGTGGAACCGGGAAAATGACCCGGCCCCAGCCCGGACCCCGAACACACCGCCGGTATCGATGGAGCCTGGACCGCGAAACACGGCGAGCCCGATGAAATCTTAACATGGTGTGATTGTCGAGGGCACGGCATTAACCTCCACATGTCACACCGGTTTTTAGTTATTACCCGATCCCGCTGCGGGTAAACGGACGAGTGGTGCTTTCTTTTCCGGATTTATCGCTACAACCCTGACGTTTCACACCGCCCGCGTCCGCTACGGCCAACGGCTTAGCGCTTGGGAAATGCGGACTTCCACCTTGTCACCGGAAGAACCACATGACGTGCCGAACACTAGTATCCTGTACAAGCAAGTCGTCTTTTGGGCCAGGAAGGTCCGTCGCTCTGACCGCCATCACCCTCTTGTCAGTCGGTAGCCTCGCCCTTTGGTATGCCCGACCGGCTGCCGACGTGTGCGATCCAGCAAGACTCGTGAAGATCAGAAAGGGCACGACCATGGCGGAGGTCGAAGTGGCGTTGGGCTTCCCGCTTCCGCCACCGAAGGATGGACAGCCGATCGGGGTACGAAGTGACCCCCGAACCGCTCGTTCACACCAGACTTGATCGAGGAAGAGGGCTGTTGATCAGGTTCGACGACAGGGCATGCTAGTCGAAGCAAGGCCGTGGGCATTCGTCCGTCAGGAGCGGCTCCATGAGTGGATCTTCTGCCATCTCGGGATCAACGCATTAAAGCTCAACCTCGCAGGTTAACAGGAGTCGTGGGGATCCATAAACGGCCGTGAACCGTCTGATCAGCTCGCAAAGCAGTGACTTTGAGGTCGCCCTCAAAATGCCGAGTTTTGTCTCCGTGCGGAGGCTTGGATCAATTTGAGAGGGTCAAGTCCAGTTTTTGCTCGCATTCAAACTCGCCGTCAATTTCTCGATTTTATTTCCTATTTTCGCGAATCACCTCGCCCGCCGACCGCATAGTTAACAGATAGAGCCTTTTATTTCCCCGCCAGTCCGACCGGCCGCACCGCGGAGGTTCCTGGGGTTCACCACAACCCCCCACGGACCTCGCGCCATGCATCTCGGCCTAGACCCATCCGAACTCACCTCATCCGACCGTCTGCGGGCCGTCGCCACCATCCTCGCGGCCGGCCTCCGCCGCCTCCACAACCACAACGGCCTTCGCACCGATCCACCTCGGCAAAATCTCTCGGATTCCCGCACGAACGAGCTTGCTTTAACGCCGGACACGAGCGTCACTGTCCACGGCGGTTAACGCCGGTCCCAGAGCCCCAGAGAATTCGCGAGGGAAAACTCATGTCCCAGGACGTCGGGCGGGCGATCGCCGCCCTGCCCCGGATGACGGTCAAGCAACTCCGGGCCAAGTACGCCGAGGTGTTCGGTGAGGCCACGAACGGGCACAACAAGGCGTGGATGGTCAAACGGATCGCGTGGCGGCTCCAGGCCAAGGCTCAGGGCGGCCTGTCCGACCGGGCCAAGAAGCGGGCGGCGGAACTCGCCGACGATGCCGACCTCCGCGTCACCGCACCCAAGGTGCCCGCTGCCAAGGAATCGCCCCGGTGGCCCGCGAGGTCGGCTTCGCGAGCGATGAGCGGCTGCCCCCGCCCGGCACGATCATCACCCGCCCGTACAAGGGCCGCACTCTCCACGTCCGCGTCCTGGCCACCGGGTTCGAGCACGACGGGACCGTGTACACGTCCCTCAGCGCGGTTGCCAAGGCGATCACCGGGTCCCACTGCAACGGGTTCCGGTTCTTCCGTCTCGACGCGAAGGACGGTGCCGAATGAAACGCACCTCCAAAACCCCGGCAACGACCGAGCGGTCGATGGTGCGGTGTGCGATCTACACCCGCAAGAGTACCGACGAGGGGCTCGACCAGGCGTACAACTCGCTCGACGCCCAACGGGACGCGGGCGAAGCATACGTCCGCAGCCAGGCCGGGGACGGATGGCAGGCGATCCCCGACCGATACGACGACGGCGGATTCGGCGGCGGCTCCACCGACCGGCCCGCCCTCCGGCGCCTCCTGGCCGACATCTCGGCCGGGAAGGTCGACGCGGTTGTCGTGTACAAGGTCGACCGGCTGAGCCGGTCCCTGCTCGACTTCGCCGGGCTCATGCACACGTTCGACCAGCACAAGGTGTCGTTCGTGTCCGTCACCCAGCAGTTCAACACGGCCACCAGTATGGGTCGGCTGGTGTTGCACGTCCTCCTGTCGTTCGCCCAGTTCGAGCGGGAGCTGATCGGCGAGCGGACGCGGGACAAGATCGCGGCCACCCGGCGGAAGGACAAGTGGGCCGGCGGGTGGCCGGTCCTCGGGTACGACGTCGACCCCGTCGCCCGCAAGCTGATCGTGAACCCGGTCGAGGCGGGCCGGGTGCGGGTCATCTTCGCCCTGTACCGGGACCACGGGTCGCTCCTCCCGGTCGTTGACGAACTCGCCCGCCGGGGGTGGCGGACGAAGGCGTGGACGACTAAGGCCGGGGCTGCCAAGGGCGACCGCCCGTTCACCCGCACCGGGCTGTACCAGACGCTGACCAACGTCGTGTACGCCGGCAAGGTGCGGCACAAGGACGCCGTCCACCCCGGCGAGCACGAAGCGATCATCACCGCTGACGTGTGGGAGAAGGTGCAAACCCAGCTCGCCCGGTCCGGGAAGGCCGGCGGGGTCGCGGAGCCCGCGCGGTTCGGGGCTATCCTGCAGGGTCTCCTGCGGTGCCGCCCGTGCGGGTGCGCGATGACCCCGACGCACGCGACCCGGGGGGCCAAGAAGTATCGGTACTACGTGTGCAACGCGGCCCAGAAGAAGGGGTGGCGGACGTGCCCGTCGAAGACCGTCCCGGCCGCCCAGATGGAGGACCTGGTGGTCGCCCAGATCCGCGGGATCGGGAAGGACCCGGCCCTGGTGCGGGAAGTCATCGAGCAGGCCCGCCAGCAATCCGCCGACCGGGTGGCCGAACTGACCCGGGAGCGGAAGGGCGTCGCGGCGGAGTTGAAGGCTCTGCACGCCGAGGTCGCGGCCGTGTCGGCCCGGCTGGGAACGGGGGACGACGGCCCGGGGCTGGGCCGGTTGGTCGACCTGCACGCCCGGGTCGCGGCCGCCGAAGGCCGGGCGCGGGAGTTGGACGATCAACTCCAGACGGCCCGGGCCGACGCGATCGACCCGGCCGTGGCGGCGTCGGCCCTGGCCGCGTTCGACCCGGTGTGGGGGACGCTGACCCCGCAGGAACAGGGGCGGGTGCTGCGGCTACTCGTCGACCGGGTCGAGTACGACGGCGGGCGGGGCAAGGTCGGGATCGCGTTCCGGCCGGCCGGATTGGCGGCGCTGGGGACCGAGTGGGCGATCACTGAACCCGGGGAGCAGGTATGACGACGCCGACGATCGAGTGCGACGTTCACTTCGACCGCCGCGGGCGGGGCGGGCGGAAGGTGCTGGCGGCCGGTTCGGCCCCGCCGGCCTCACCGGGTCGGGTCCCCCGCGTCTCGCGGCTGATGGCCTTGGCGATCCGGTTCGACGGTCTGGTCCGGGACGGGGCGGTCGGTAGTTACGCCGAGCTGGCCCGGCTCGGGCAGGTCACGCGGGCCCGGGTGACGCAGATCATGAACCTGCTCTACTTGGCCCCGGACGTCCAGGAGGCGATCCTGTTCCTGCCCCGCATCGAGCGGGGGCGGGATCGGATCGTTCTCCGGGACCTGCAGCCGGTGGCCGCAGTACTGGACTGGCGGGAACAGCGGGAGCGGTGGAACGCCCTCTCCCGTCACCCCGGGCACTCATGAAATGATCGACGAGAACGAACATGGACAAAATACTACTACCGACTGGTTTTCCGACGGACGACCGGTGTATGCTCGGTCCGAGTCTGTACGGACGGGTCGCCACACGGTCCTCGTGAGGTGCCTCCTGATTTCGCACCGTAATCGCTACCGTCCCGATTCGAGTCCCCGCATCCGACCCCGGTAACCGCAGTATGTCGCCCGAAAAATACGACACACCGACCGAAAGCCGAACCCCCGAGACCGACCCCGTGGAAAAAACGGGCGAAAAATCACCGCCCCGCAGCAGGTCGCGCAAGGTGAAAAAAGGCCCCATTTTTGGCGGCGCGGAACCGACCCCGAGCCCGCTCCTGTTCGTCGGGGAGGACTGGACCGACTTCCGCCAACTCGACCGGATCACCGTTAAGGCGGGCGTAGCCAAGGACTTGCTCCCGCGGGTCGCGGTCAAAGAACTGGTCGACAACGCCCTCGACGCGGCCGACGCGGCCGGACAGGCGGGGGCCGTCGAATACGGTCGGCTCGACGCGGACGACGACGCATTCGGGTTCTTCGTTGCGGACCACGGGCCCGGCATCCCGGGCACCAACGCCGAACTCGCCGTCCACTTTTCCATCCGCCGTCCACTCACCACGTCCAAGATGAAACTCATGCCGTCCCGCGGGAAACTCGGGAACGGCATCCGGGTGGCCGTCGGGGTCGCCCTCCTCGGCAACGGGGATGTCCGGGTGAGCACCCACGGCTGCACCCTGACGCTCGTTCCCCAGGCCGACGACGGGACCACCCGGGTCGCGGCCGACGACCCGTGGGACGGGACGGGCACCCGGATCGAGGTCCGGTTCGGGGACCCGGTGGCCGCCATCGCCCGGGCCGACCGCGACCTGTTCCGGTGGGCCGATGTGGCCACCCGCCTCCTGAACCGTGGAACCCGGTACAAGGGCCTGTCGTCCCCTTTCTGGTACAACCCGGGCACGTTCTTCGAACTCCTCCAGGCGGCCGGCGAGACCCCGCTGGCCCGGGTGATCGAGACCCTCGGCGGGTGCACCAGCGACCGCCGGGTGGCCGCGATCACGGCCGGGTTCCGAGACCGGACCGCCCGGGCCGTCACCCGCCCCGAGGCCGCGGTCCTGCTCGACCGCTGCCGCCACGACCAGGACCCGGTGCCGCCCCACCGGCGGGGCGGAGTCAAGAAGATGCCCGGCGTGTACGACGGGTATGGGAAGCGAACGGTGCTGCTGGACGACGACGGGCGGGAGGTTCCGTACGTGATCGAGGCGTGGGCCCACAAGCAGGCCACCCCGGCCCTGACCGTGTGCGTCAACCGGACCCCGATCGTGACCCGCGTCCACGCCCGCCGGGACGGCACCGAGTACGCCCTGTTCGGGGCCGGGTTGAGCCACGGCGTCCGGGCCGGGCGGAAGAAGTTCGGGGAGTACCGGATCCTGGTCAACGTCCTGTCCCCCCACCTGCCGCTAACGAGCACCGGGAAAGAACCCGACCTCGACCCGGTGGTCGCGGGGATCGGCGGGGCGGTCGCCCAGGCGATCCGGGGAGCCCGCCGGGCGGCCCCGGGGGCGGGGGCCGGGGCCCACACCCAGAAGGAGGTCATCCGGGACCACATCCCGGCCGAGGCCGCCCGCCTGAGCGGCGGCGGGGCGTACCAGTTCTCCCTCCGCCAACTGTTCTACGCGATCCGCCCGACGCTGATCGACGCGATCGGACAGGAGCCCGAGTACGGGCGGTTCTCGAAGGTCGTCGGGGAGTACGAGGACGCGGTCGGGGCGATCCCCCACATGTACCGGGACAACCGCGGGTCGATCTACCACCCGCACGTCGGGCCGGCGGCCGGGACCATCCCCCTGGGCAGCCGGACGGTGGCCGAGTACACCCGCCCGGCGTGGCGGTTCGACAAGATCCTGTACTGCGAGAAGGAGGGCCTGTTCCCGGTCCTCCAGCACGCCCGGTGGCCCGAGCAATACGACTGCACCCTGCTGACCGCCAAGGGGTTCGCGAGCCGGGCCGTTCGGGACCTGGTGACCCGCCTGAAGGGCGGGGCCGAGCCGGTCACGGTGTACTGCATCCACGACGCCGACGGGCCCGGGACGGTCATCTACGAGTCCCTCAAAGACAAACTGGCCGCCCCCGGGGTCGAGGTCGTCAACCTCGGGCTCGACCCGGCCGAGGGGCGGGCGATGGGCCTGACCGTCGAGCCGGTCAAGCGGAA from Fimbriiglobus ruber includes these protein-coding regions:
- a CDS encoding recombinase family protein, coding for MKRTSKTPATTERSMVRCAIYTRKSTDEGLDQAYNSLDAQRDAGEAYVRSQAGDGWQAIPDRYDDGGFGGGSTDRPALRRLLADISAGKVDAVVVYKVDRLSRSLLDFAGLMHTFDQHKVSFVSVTQQFNTATSMGRLVLHVLLSFAQFERELIGERTRDKIAATRRKDKWAGGWPVLGYDVDPVARKLIVNPVEAGRVRVIFALYRDHGSLLPVVDELARRGWRTKAWTTKAGAAKGDRPFTRTGLYQTLTNVVYAGKVRHKDAVHPGEHEAIITADVWEKVQTQLARSGKAGGVAEPARFGAILQGLLRCRPCGCAMTPTHATRGAKKYRYYVCNAAQKKGWRTCPSKTVPAAQMEDLVVAQIRGIGKDPALVREVIEQARQQSADRVAELTRERKGVAAELKALHAEVAAVSARLGTGDDGPGLGRLVDLHARVAAAEGRARELDDQLQTARADAIDPAVAASALAAFDPVWGTLTPQEQGRVLRLLVDRVEYDGGRGKVGIAFRPAGLAALGTEWAITEPGEQV
- a CDS encoding transposase encodes the protein MISSQTTPPAVHWFSRLVTALDRRSGTRLARLFVGAVVARGRRTVTGWIRAAGLGDQFRSCYTTVAAVGRRTDACATRLVSAVVQPLVAADEYLTLALDDTPTERYGPQVQGAGVHHNPTPGPAGSAYVYGHVWVVLGLLVTHPTWGITALPLLARLYVRAKDVAGIPAVDRPVFRTKHAMAVELVRWAASCLAACGKALWVVADGAYATAPFLKPVKALGVRVVSRLRKDAALWTEPGPRRPGQRGRQRSYGDRRISLAKRAGQKGG
- a CDS encoding RNA polymerase sigma factor; the encoded protein is MSAKPFLTTASALLRPTAGEADADLLARFVATRDEAAFSALVSRHGPTVWDVCRSILGNRADADDAFQAVFLLLVRRAGRLRMPGSVGAWLHGVAVRVARKARVSAARRREKEAGVPPPAASDPPDPSWAEVRAAVHEALAALPAAYREPLVLCYLRGLTRDATAAELGLSPAALKKRLERARGRLRAALVRGGFGPAILLAVDAVPTCAVPPRLLEAASRLVAGGAIPASVLRLAEGAFPMTFGKLAVVVAVTLGVAPK
- a CDS encoding DUF2924 domain-containing protein is translated as MAREVGFASDERLPPPGTIITRPYKGRTLHVRVLATGFEHDGTVYTSLSAVAKAITGSHCNGFRFFRLDAKDGAE
- a CDS encoding TIGR03067 domain-containing protein: MSLAWAGGRAEVPRASGQSKESPTPVRKEGAENVREEGAVKAVTELDGQWAMTRILTAGEEFFDAGLHDETLPLPRLHVQGNQARVEGIRVLFVRDFSFALDPTASPKQIDATFLEGSMKGKTFGGIYALRGDELRICLRLQQTDLGRPKGFSTVSGTSLYTFILTRVRKPGDRLPATSLRPLPPVSALAPAPEAPALKFDAVLQSGKRLYFVLDRPKGDGFQAELAAFGRHAELALRIAERGSHKELTVVFFMRVDPKGPVGFFTGLSRERLREIAAVPVEKRTGKLLEHAWANGRLPKDARPVPVEHLADVNDIPLPRQSPTPAE